CGATGTGCTTATTCCCAAAGGGAAAATTACTGTATTTATAGGGAGTAATGGCTGTGGTAAGTCAACCTTGCTGCGTTCTCTCGCCCGCCTATTGAAGCCTCAAGAGGGCACCATTATTCTGGATGGGAGTGACATTGCCAAGCTGCCTGCCAAGGAAGTGGCGCGACGTCTTGCGATCTTGCCTCAAGGTCCAATTGCTCCAGAAGGATTAACTGTACAGCAGCTAGTAAAGCAAGGCCGTTATCCATATCAAAGCTTCCTTCAGCAATGGTCTCGGGAAGATGAGGCTATGGTGAAAAAAGCGCTTGAAGTGACGCATATGGACGATTTCTCAGGTCGTTCAATAGACTCTCTTTCTGGGGGACAAAGACAACGGGCCTGGATTGCCATGACGCTGGCTCAGAATACCTCGACGATTCTGCTCGACGAACCTACGACTTACCTGGATATGACCCATCAGATCGATATCCTGGATCTCTTATTTGATCTTAATGAGCAGGAGAATCGGACCATTGTAATGGTGCTTCATGATATTAATCTAGCTTGCAGATATGCGCATCATATCGTTGCGGTTAAAGAAGGTCAAATTTACGCGCAAGGGGAGCCAGAGAATATTGTAAACGAGCAGCTGATCCGTGATGTGTTTGATATGGAATGTCAAATAACACCTGATCCACTCTTTGGTACGCCGCTGTGCATTCCTTTTGGCAAAGGCCGAAAGGTAATGATGTCGCCTTCTTAGTACAACTATTATCCAATCCTATTCATCCATTTTCTTCGAAACCACTTCATGCTAGGAGTGGTTTTTAAGTTTAGGGTATAATGGATGAAGATCAAATAGCACAAACCTACGGGGGTGAAATATAGATGAAGCGCATCACGATTTTAATTGCGGATGATGAGGCAGAGATTGCGGATTTGGTGGCCTTGCATTTGCAAAAAGAAGGGTATCGTATCATTAAAGCATCCGATGGGCGGGCAGCGGTACAAGCTATTGAGTCCCAAACGGTAGATTTGGCGATTCTGGATATTATGATGCCAGGGTTGGATGGTTATGAGGTAACTCGCCACATTCGGGAGCAGCATCATCTGCCGATTATATTTTTAAGTGCGAAGACTTCTGATCTCGATAAGATCACGGGACTTGTCATGGGTGCGGATGATTATATGACCAAACCGTTCAATCCAATGGAATTAGTCGCCCGTGTTAATTCTCAACTTCGGCGCTCTATACAATTCAGTCAGCCCGCAGCCATTCTTAAGTCGATTCTTGAAGTGGGTGGATTGACGATTTCACCAGATGAGCACACCGTTACTCTTTATGGGGAGGTTATAGACTTAACTCCGAAAGAGTTTGATATTCTGCATTTATTAGCCAGTCATCCTAAGCAGGTGTTTAGCGCAGAAAGTATTTTTCAACAGGTATGGGGAGAAGCCTATTATGAGAGTGGCAACACGGTCATGGTACATATCCGTACATTACGCAAAAAGCTTGGCGAAGATATGAACAAGAATAAATTCATTAAGACGATCTGGGGCGTAGGGTATACTTTTAATGGGTAAAGCCTGTGAAGCTTGAGTTTAAGAAAAACTTTATAATTGTCCCGCTATTTCTTTAAAGTGTCTTCGGTATTCTATTCCTATCAAGCATAAACGCTTTAAGGAAATGGGAGGACATTGCTGATGAAAAAGTGGGGCTTTTTGGTGATCGTTGTGTTGTTGCTCGGTTATGGCGCAGCTCGTTATTTACCGGATACGGGTAATCTAAATAATAATGATAAGATCCGGAACGGATCGGTTAGAAATAGCGATAGTTTAAAGGTAGTTACGCAAGATGAGGTGTATCAAGGGGATTTGTTACTGGTGAACAAACAATATCCAGTACATAAGGAGAGTGTGAAATCTGATATTGTGACTTTATATGATCGGACGGATCTGGTTCAGGGATATGGACTACTGGATAACTCTATTCGTTTATCTGAAAGTGTGGCGCATGAATTCAATAAGATGATTAAAGCGGCTGATAAAGATGGCGTGAATCATTTTTTAATTAGCAGCGGGTATAGGGATTTTGAGGAGCAAGAGAAATTATACGAGGAAAAAGGCTCTGATTATGCTTTACCAGCACAATATAGCGAACATAACTTAGGATTATCTCTGGACATCGGATCGTCTCAATCGGAAATGAGCAAAGCACCTGAAGGAAAGTGGCTAGAAAAAAATGCTTGGAAATACGGCTTTATTCTACGCTATCCGAAAAATAAAACTGAGATTACAGGGATTAAATATGAACCTTGGCATTTCCGATATGTCGGGTTGCCCCACAGTGCGATCATTCAAGAGAAGGGGATTGTGCTGGAACAATATTTAGATCTCTTGAAGGAGAATAGCGATATTTCAACGGTTGTAGACGGTAAAACATATACTGTAAGCTATTATCCGGTATCCGGCTATACAAGTATTAAGATTCCAAAGAAAGGGCAATATAAGACGTCGGGTGATAATATGGATGGCTTAATTGTGACTACATTCTAATGAGTACAGAACCTAAAAACAAGTCTACTATGAAGTTTTTGCTGGCAGCCGTATTCATCGTCTATATGTATTTTTTGATCCGTATCATTTTATTTAAAGGTGCCCCTGTTAGCATACAATCACTTTGGGAACAAGTGGGGCGTATGCTTGAGCATTCCGACAGAATGTTTAATCGACAGGGTAACTATGTACCCTTTAAAGAGATCTCGCGTGGGTTAGAGCATCTGTCGCTGTCAGATCCTTTTTCATCACTTAATTTGGTGGGCAATCTTCTGGCATTTATTCCGTTTGGAATGATTGTCCCTATGCTGCTCTCACAAAAAGTAAGGTTATTCCAAAAAGTCTTCATGCTCTCTCTTGCGCTTAGTCTGAGCTTTGAAGTTACACAATTAGTATTGTATATCGGTACCTTTGATGTGGATGATCTTATCTTAAACACTAGCGGTGGGGTAGTCGGTTACGCCATATATAGACTCTCGGTTTCTTCTGGATTGTTTACAACTATATCGAAGCGGTGTTAGTATTTGTGGATGTAGGTTATAGACATAGGGTAGAAGGGGCATGTTATGAAAAAGCGTATTTCGGATATTGTTTCCATCATTGTAGGAGCATTGCTGTTCTCCTTGGCCGTTAACTTGTTTGTTATTCCGAATGAGTTCGGTGAAGGTGGGGTAACGGGGCTGACTATGATTACATACTATTTGTATCAGTGGTCGCCAGGTATTGTTAGCTTGATTCTTAATGCTTTATTATTAATAATGGGTTACAAATTTCTAGACAAAACTACAACGGTATACACGATTATTGCGGTATTTTTTAATTCGTTGTTCCTGATTCTTACGAAGAATTGGCATATTGCTAGCGATGAGTTGATCATCAATGCAATATTTGGAGGCATCTTGTCTGGTGTGGGTATCGGACTGATTATACGAGTGGGTGGGACGACCGCAGGGTCAACTATTATCGCCAGAATCCTGCATAAATTTTTGGACTGGAACGTTAGCTACGCTCTTCTGCTTGTCGATTTAGTAGTGGTGTTCGCTTCGTATTTCATTATTGGTGTTCAAAGTCTGATGTTTACGATCGTGATGCTCTATATAGCGACTAAGGTGATGGACTTCATTATTGAGGGAGTGAATCCTAAGAAGGCAGTTACAATTGTATCCACGGAACAGGACAAAATTGCTGAGCAAGTCAATGGAATTATGGATAGAGGTGTCACAGTAATTTATGGCCGAGGGTACTATAGTAAAACACCCAAAGAGCTTCTTTATATTGTCATTAGCAAACAGGAAGTGACCATGCTCAAGAAAATCGTGAGATCGATTGATAAAGAGGCTTTTATCACCATCCACGATGTAAGAGATGTGTTCGGAGAAGGCTTTGTAGAATTGTCAAAATAAAGCGGAAGAGCTGTTCAGTAGCTATAAAGGCTGCTTGGACAGCTTTTTTTTGGATCAGGGGTTAAAGTGTGATTGATATCATTGCAATTTATATTTCGTTCACGTTTTATTAATTTTTAATGTGATTCAACGCACACTCTCCCATATGCAGCATCTATATGCTTTTTATAAGGTAATTATTTCACTGTAGAAGAGGGGTTATTTATATGTTAGATCAGCAGACGATTGATATCATAAAATCAACGGTACCGGTATTACAGGTTCATGGAACAACCATTACTACTGTCTTCTATGGCATGTTATTTGAAAATCATCCAGAGCTATTAAATATATTTAATCATGCCAACCAGCGGCAAGGGAAACAGCAGACAGCACTTGCTAACGCAGTACTTGCAGCGGCCGTTAATATTGATCAGCTAGGAAATATTTTGCCTGTGGTAAAGCAGATTGCAGAGAAGCATCGAGCACTAGGTGTATTGCCTGAGCATTATCCTATCGTGGGCGAGACCCTGTTAGCTGCGATTGGGCAAGTGCTTGGCGATGCGGCAACGCCGGAAATTATAGGTGCATGGGCCAAGGCGTATGGTGTGATCGCAGATGCTTTTATTGGTGTCGAAGAAGAGAAGTATCGTGAAGCTGCCGAAGCTCCGGGTGGTTGGAGTGGATTTAGAAATTTTGTTGTGACTAAGAAGGTTAAAGAAAGCGAGCTTATTACTTCCTTCTACCTCTCTCCAGAGGATGGAGGGGAAATAGCTTCATACTTGCCGGGTCAGTACATCACGGTTCGTGTTCAGCCAGCTGGCGAGGAATACACCCATGTTCGCCATTACAGCTTGTCCAGTGCGCCAGGAAATCCTTATTACCGTATCACAGTTAAACGGGAAGGCGAAGGGATCGATAAACCGGCAGGTGTCGTATCCACTTATCTGCATGATGTCATCCAAGTGGGATCTAAATTGGAAGTGGGCTCCCCAGCTGGTGATTTCGTACTGGATCAGAGTAGTGATATTCCGGTGGTTCTAATCAGTGGGGGTGTGGGGTTAACTCCAATGGTAAGTATGCTGGAGACAATAATTACTGCACAGCCAGAACGCAAGGTAACATATATTCATGCAGCCATCAATGGAAGCTTGCATGCTATGAAAGATAGGTTGGCGGAGTTAGACCAATCTCATCCTGCTTTACGCTCCTATGTATGTTATGAATCTCCAGTTAAAGGAGATACGTTCAATAAATCCGGTTATATTGATTTATCTTGGCTGCAAGAGGTGGCAGACGTAAACTCTGAATTCTATTTCTGTGGACCTACCCCTTTTATGAAGGCAATCTATAAGGCCCTTAAGGAATGGAAGGTACCTGATGAGAGAATTCATTTTGAATTCTTCGGTCCAGCCGGCAGTTTAGAAGCATAATAGTTAGATCAAAAAGAGCGTCTCAGTCATTAAGACTGGGACGCTCTTTTTATGAGTTAAGACTTATTTGAAGGCGGCAAAAGGGTTAGTACCCTTAGGTAGTATTGAACTGAAATTAAATGTGTACGTAGGAATTCCAGCTGCATAAGGAGCAAGTTCATATTGTTGGTAGAAGATTACAATACCGCTCTCAGAAACGAAGAAGTTTGGTTTTTCTGTTAGTCCACCAGGTGCATCCGGAAAAGCTAGCTCCTTGGTGCTTTCCTTCAACATTTTATCTAGTTTTTGTTTGTAGTTTGGTTCTGCCTTAAGCAGGTCTTTCAGTTCTATTTGCTTACCATCCTTCAGCGAGAAGGTATGTCCCTCGCGCACAGTGCCGCCGTGTGCTCCACCGGTATACTCGTATTGATCAGTCACAATACTAAGCACACCTTCTCGGTTAAAGGAGACAACATAAGTTTGAGAGAAGTCATATTTATTCTCTACAGTGCCATCTCTACGGCTAGCTTGCTCTTCGCTATTTGAGACGAACTGTTCAGCCTGTTTCTTGAAGGTAGCATTAATCTTAGTTTGAACTTCCTCTGTTAGCCCGCTAATTTTTGGATACTGTACTTTAATACTAGCATTCTTGTTGCTCTTGTCTAAGATTTCAGAGGTGATTTTGATGTCATTCATCACTTTTTTACTTAGATCAAGCGATTTCAGTGTAGGATTATATACGCCTTGCACTCCTAAATAATCAGATAACAGTTTAAACGGAACATACAAGCGGTTGTTAATCATCTTCACTTCATGATTTCCGGTCATGCTATAAATGTAATATCCGTTCAAATCTGTGCTGACGCCATAGTCAGAGACCTCCATGTTCAGTTTCATCGAGTCGCTGCCTACACTGTAAGTCTTTGTGGTTGAATTATAATTAATGGCAAGGCCTAAAGCGTCCCGTAGCACGGTTAAAGGAATCATGGTGTTGCCGTCTACTATTTTCGCTTGCTGCGTTAAGGTTTGACCTTTATATTTAAGCACCACAGAGGGTTGTTGTACGGCTTGTTTAACCGTTTTGGTTCCGGTAGTTGCGGCTTGAACAGAATTTGCTCCGATGAGGCCCGAACCTCCAAGTAATACTCCAGTAGCTAATATAGCAGATGTCCATTTCATAGTTTTATTCATGATTATATTTCTCCTTCCCAATAATGGGCTTGTATGTAGTTTGATGTGTTTTTTTTCTCTATCACTCTTACGATTATACATAAGCTACTAATAGATTTGGTTACATCTGGGGTTACAGTGTTGTTGCATTAAGTGGGAAAAAACATAAAGTTTTTAACGATTTTTTAACCTGCGGGTGTATTCTTCTTAACCGTTATCAAATGCTGTGAATCAATAGTTGGTTCTCAAAGTAATTACGGTAAGCTCGGGACGACAATTAAACCGTATAGGCATACGGGTCACTCCAATCCCACGTGTAGTATAGACCTGAAGCCGACTATTCGGGAGCTGGTATAATCCATTTGAATATTTACTGCCGTGAGGCGGGGTATACAAAGCACCTACAAGTGGGAGTCGCACTTGCCCTCCGTGACTATGGCCTGACAATTGCAGATCTATGGGGAGCTCACGATATTCATCGGCAAAATCAGGCTCATGAGCAAGAAGTATGGTACACGCCTCATCAGGGATATGAAGCAGAGCCTGATTAATATCTGCTTTGCCGACCCATGGATCATCTACTCCAGCTAGATAAAGCTCCTCCGCCTCTTTTTTTAAGACAACATGCTCATTATGAAGTACGTGAAAGCCAGATTTCGCTAACCCCTTCGTTACAGCCTTTCGAGTGCCAAAAGCGTCATGGTTACCTAACACAGCGTATTGTCCAAAGGGTGCCCGCAGCTGTGAAAACAAGGCTATAGCGTCAGAAATATACTCGGCAGAATGATCTAATAGATCCCCGGTGAAGCAAATCAGATCTGGATTAACATGTTGAATTTGCTGCACTAACTCCGTCAAGGCTTCAGACCTCGAATACACTCCTAAATGTAAATCACTGAAATGAACGATACGAAATCTATCGAATGTCGGAGGGAGTAGAGGCAGTGTTATATCTATATGTTTAATTTCAAGCCAGTAGGGCTCAACCCAGTGTGAATAGATGCCGGAAGCACCAGCTGTTCCAAGCAGCCCCAGCGTCACTTGAGCACTTTTTTTCAGAAATTGGCGTCTGCTAATAGGTTTAGTATTCATGAACCAATCCTACAGTAGGATTGTTACTCTAATATGACAATATTCATTATGTAACCCTTTGTGTCGATAAACTTACATATACATTTTATTTATGGGAGATGAAACGATGAGTATTATCGATGCCTTAGTCCTCGCAGCACCTTACTTCAAAAAAATTCACTCGCAAGATATTATGATCGGTATTACGGACAGGGAAATCTTCCAGTATTATTCTCCAAGTGATGCCATTGATTTTGGACTGGTCAAAGGAAGTCCGATCCCACCTGAAGACCTAACGCTTTCAAATGGGTTGAAAGGCGAGGTTAGTTTTAACCGGATTCCAGCAGAAATTTATGGATCTCCTGTGATTTCAACATGTGTGCCTATATATGGAATAGACAACGAAGTGGTAGGGGTATTTGCAATTGCCTACACACTGGAGAACGAGAATAAGCTTGAGGTCTTCACCGACGAGATTAATGGGATAAGCAGCCACTTAATGGACATGGTTCAGAGTGTAGCTGCACAATCTGAAGAATTATCGGCCACCTCTCAGCAAATATTAGATAATACACGTAGAGCGGTAACGGAGTCTCAAGAAGTGAATAAGGTTACTGGCTTCATTCGTGAGATTTCTGAGCAGACGAACCTGCTTGGACTAAATGCGGCCATCGAAGCTGCACGTGTAGGTGAACAGGGGGCGGGTTTTGGCGTTGTGGCTAAAGAAGTGCGTAAACTCTCTGTCAACACCAAAGAAGCGACCCATCATATTGAAAAATCGCTGAGCGATGTTCAAAAGTCCATTAAACAGATGGAGCTAGAAATTGAAGCGATCTCCGCTTCTTCACACGCACAAGCAGAACTGGTCACCGAATTCAGCGGGGTGATTGAACGCTTGAATAAAGCCAGCAAAGAAATGACTACTTTTATGCAATCCATTATTCAATAAGATGTAATGCATAAAGTTACTTAACCTAAACCATGCTAGAAGGGAACAGGCGCATTTCAGAAGGGAGCGAATTTCATTTATGAAACAGCCCGATTCCAGTCTGCAAGCGAATGACAATGTAACTCAAGCCAAAAATTCTTTGGGTAAGCTTCATTTCTCTGTCTCACAGGCACTTAGTCATCCAACAGAACAGACTTTGGCACAGGCTGAGAACCGTCTGGCGCATACCGAACAGGCGATTCTGCAAGCTCGGGATTCATTAGGCCCCCAAGGTGTGGAGTTGGCTGAAGAACTGCTGGCTGAGGATAAGAGTAGACTTGCCTCATTGAATCAGCAAGGGAAACGTTCTGAACGCTAAATGTTCCTGCTACAACCCGTGAAGCTTAGTCGCTTCACGGGTTGTTCTCGTGTGCTATTCCCTTAAGGATGTGGCTTAGGAGTGTGGATGGTATACTGGATTGAAGGCTCTAGCAAGAGCTTGGATGGGAGATAAACGATATGAATGGTAAGGACATCGAAGAGTTAACCCGGCAGGCGGAAGCTTTTATTCGACAGTGTTACGCTGAACTAGATAAGACTGAAGCTGAGATGGATCATCGCATCCAAGCCGTACATGAAGAAATCAATCAATCAGGGAGTTACACACATACAACGGAAGAACTGGCTCATGGGGCAAGAATGGCTTGGCGTCACAATAGCCGCTGCATTGGCCGTCTTTTTTGGCAGTCCATTGAGCTTATTGATGAACGCCAAGCAGAGACTGAGGAGCAAGTCGCTGAAGCTTTGCTGCGACACCTGGAGAAGGCGAACAACGGAGGCCGTATTCGTCCACTCATCACCGTCTTTCGCAGCGGGGAAGAGCCATCTCGGAGGATTCGGATTTGGAATCATCAATTGATCCGTTACGCTGGATACCCTGGCGATGCTGAACGCGAACGCGCTGGTGATCCGGCATCGGATGAATTTACGAAAGTGTGCCTGCAACTAGGCTGGCAGGGAACAGGGGGTAATTATGATGTGTTGCCACTGGTGATCAGTATTGGCAGCGGGCAGCCTCACCTATTTCCTATTCCCCATCACCTCATTCAGGAGGTGCCATTAACGCATCCTGAGATTGAAACCTTTGCTGAGCTTCAGCTCCGTTGGTATTCGGTGCCGATCATTTCAGATATGCAGCTGGAAATCGGGGGGATATTATACACGGCGGCTCCTTTTAATGGTTGGTATATGGAGACTGAGATTGGCTCGCGTAACTTTGGGGATACCGGACGATACAACGCTCTGCCAGCTGTAGCTGATCTGATGGGGCTTGATCGCTCCAGCAACACAACCCTATGGAAAGATCGGGCGCTTCTTGAGCTGAACCGTGCAGTGCTGCATTCCTTTAAGCAAGCAGGAGTCAGTATTGTTGATCATCATACGGCAGCCGATCAATTTGTGCGATTCCAGGAGCAGGAGCAAGGACATGGGCGTCAGGTTTCGGGACGCTGGTCATGGCTAATCCCCCCTATGTCGCCCTCGTCTACACCTATTTGGCATGACCATACGTTGAAAGAATATGATTACAGCCCTCGTTTCCTTTATCAACGATCACCTGCTGCCACCTGTCCTTTTCACTAGCAACCGAAGGCAATATAGGATCGCCAAGAATGATATACCGATGTGCTGCAGATTCAATTCTGGAGCCGTATTGCGAACGATTCAGCTTAAAAAGCGCCAAGTTTCCCTACTAAGG
This window of the Paenibacillus sp. FSL R10-2734 genome carries:
- a CDS encoding metallophosphoesterase, with translation MNTKPISRRQFLKKSAQVTLGLLGTAGASGIYSHWVEPYWLEIKHIDITLPLLPPTFDRFRIVHFSDLHLGVYSRSEALTELVQQIQHVNPDLICFTGDLLDHSAEYISDAIALFSQLRAPFGQYAVLGNHDAFGTRKAVTKGLAKSGFHVLHNEHVVLKKEAEELYLAGVDDPWVGKADINQALLHIPDEACTILLAHEPDFADEYRELPIDLQLSGHSHGGQVRLPLVGALYTPPHGSKYSNGLYQLPNSRLQVYTTRGIGVTRMPIRFNCRPELTVITLRTNY
- a CDS encoding response regulator transcription factor; protein product: MKRITILIADDEAEIADLVALHLQKEGYRIIKASDGRAAVQAIESQTVDLAILDIMMPGLDGYEVTRHIREQHHLPIIFLSAKTSDLDKITGLVMGADDYMTKPFNPMELVARVNSQLRRSIQFSQPAAILKSILEVGGLTISPDEHTVTLYGEVIDLTPKEFDILHLLASHPKQVFSAESIFQQVWGEAYYESGNTVMVHIRTLRKKLGEDMNKNKFIKTIWGVGYTFNG
- a CDS encoding methyl-accepting chemotaxis protein, whose translation is MSIIDALVLAAPYFKKIHSQDIMIGITDREIFQYYSPSDAIDFGLVKGSPIPPEDLTLSNGLKGEVSFNRIPAEIYGSPVISTCVPIYGIDNEVVGVFAIAYTLENENKLEVFTDEINGISSHLMDMVQSVAAQSEELSATSQQILDNTRRAVTESQEVNKVTGFIREISEQTNLLGLNAAIEAARVGEQGAGFGVVAKEVRKLSVNTKEATHHIEKSLSDVQKSIKQMELEIEAISASSHAQAELVTEFSGVIERLNKASKEMTTFMQSIIQ
- a CDS encoding YitT family protein; amino-acid sequence: MKKRISDIVSIIVGALLFSLAVNLFVIPNEFGEGGVTGLTMITYYLYQWSPGIVSLILNALLLIMGYKFLDKTTTVYTIIAVFFNSLFLILTKNWHIASDELIINAIFGGILSGVGIGLIIRVGGTTAGSTIIARILHKFLDWNVSYALLLVDLVVVFASYFIIGVQSLMFTIVMLYIATKVMDFIIEGVNPKKAVTIVSTEQDKIAEQVNGIMDRGVTVIYGRGYYSKTPKELLYIVISKQEVTMLKKIVRSIDKEAFITIHDVRDVFGEGFVELSK
- a CDS encoding DUF4163 domain-containing protein, whose amino-acid sequence is MNKTMKWTSAILATGVLLGGSGLIGANSVQAATTGTKTVKQAVQQPSVVLKYKGQTLTQQAKIVDGNTMIPLTVLRDALGLAINYNSTTKTYSVGSDSMKLNMEVSDYGVSTDLNGYYIYSMTGNHEVKMINNRLYVPFKLLSDYLGVQGVYNPTLKSLDLSKKVMNDIKITSEILDKSNKNASIKVQYPKISGLTEEVQTKINATFKKQAEQFVSNSEEQASRRDGTVENKYDFSQTYVVSFNREGVLSIVTDQYEYTGGAHGGTVREGHTFSLKDGKQIELKDLLKAEPNYKQKLDKMLKESTKELAFPDAPGGLTEKPNFFVSESGIVIFYQQYELAPYAAGIPTYTFNFSSILPKGTNPFAAFK
- a CDS encoding ABC transporter ATP-binding protein, which gives rise to MSVIQANNLTLSYGKKPVFSNLDVLIPKGKITVFIGSNGCGKSTLLRSLARLLKPQEGTIILDGSDIAKLPAKEVARRLAILPQGPIAPEGLTVQQLVKQGRYPYQSFLQQWSREDEAMVKKALEVTHMDDFSGRSIDSLSGGQRQRAWIAMTLAQNTSTILLDEPTTYLDMTHQIDILDLLFDLNEQENRTIVMVLHDINLACRYAHHIVAVKEGQIYAQGEPENIVNEQLIRDVFDMECQITPDPLFGTPLCIPFGKGRKVMMSPS
- a CDS encoding VanZ family protein, with the translated sequence MKFLLAAVFIVYMYFLIRIILFKGAPVSIQSLWEQVGRMLEHSDRMFNRQGNYVPFKEISRGLEHLSLSDPFSSLNLVGNLLAFIPFGMIVPMLLSQKVRLFQKVFMLSLALSLSFEVTQLVLYIGTFDVDDLILNTSGGVVGYAIYRLSVSSGLFTTISKRC
- a CDS encoding M15 family metallopeptidase, whose protein sequence is MKKWGFLVIVVLLLGYGAARYLPDTGNLNNNDKIRNGSVRNSDSLKVVTQDEVYQGDLLLVNKQYPVHKESVKSDIVTLYDRTDLVQGYGLLDNSIRLSESVAHEFNKMIKAADKDGVNHFLISSGYRDFEEQEKLYEEKGSDYALPAQYSEHNLGLSLDIGSSQSEMSKAPEGKWLEKNAWKYGFILRYPKNKTEITGIKYEPWHFRYVGLPHSAIIQEKGIVLEQYLDLLKENSDISTVVDGKTYTVSYYPVSGYTSIKIPKKGQYKTSGDNMDGLIVTTF
- the hmpA gene encoding NO-inducible flavohemoprotein; the protein is MLDQQTIDIIKSTVPVLQVHGTTITTVFYGMLFENHPELLNIFNHANQRQGKQQTALANAVLAAAVNIDQLGNILPVVKQIAEKHRALGVLPEHYPIVGETLLAAIGQVLGDAATPEIIGAWAKAYGVIADAFIGVEEEKYREAAEAPGGWSGFRNFVVTKKVKESELITSFYLSPEDGGEIASYLPGQYITVRVQPAGEEYTHVRHYSLSSAPGNPYYRITVKREGEGIDKPAGVVSTYLHDVIQVGSKLEVGSPAGDFVLDQSSDIPVVLISGGVGLTPMVSMLETIITAQPERKVTYIHAAINGSLHAMKDRLAELDQSHPALRSYVCYESPVKGDTFNKSGYIDLSWLQEVADVNSEFYFCGPTPFMKAIYKALKEWKVPDERIHFEFFGPAGSLEA
- a CDS encoding nitric oxide synthase oxygenase; translation: MNGKDIEELTRQAEAFIRQCYAELDKTEAEMDHRIQAVHEEINQSGSYTHTTEELAHGARMAWRHNSRCIGRLFWQSIELIDERQAETEEQVAEALLRHLEKANNGGRIRPLITVFRSGEEPSRRIRIWNHQLIRYAGYPGDAERERAGDPASDEFTKVCLQLGWQGTGGNYDVLPLVISIGSGQPHLFPIPHHLIQEVPLTHPEIETFAELQLRWYSVPIISDMQLEIGGILYTAAPFNGWYMETEIGSRNFGDTGRYNALPAVADLMGLDRSSNTTLWKDRALLELNRAVLHSFKQAGVSIVDHHTAADQFVRFQEQEQGHGRQVSGRWSWLIPPMSPSSTPIWHDHTLKEYDYSPRFLYQRSPAATCPFH